A window from Patescibacteria group bacterium encodes these proteins:
- a CDS encoding vitamin B12-dependent ribonucleotide reductase, translating to MSTTPSAITKTTEKKQSAVKGRTLGIERFFSHANVHPYDEITWEKRRALISDSKGNVIFEQTDVEVPSFWSQTATDIVAEKYFSGHIGKKGRESSVKQLINRVADTLTRWGVQYSYFKDKEEEQIFSEELKAILVNQYAAFNSPVWFNLGVEEKPQCSACFILSVEDNKESIAEWYKNEMFIFSGGSGAGLDVSSLRSSREYIRNRGKSSGPVSFMKGADAIAGTIKSGGKTRRAAKMVVMKIDHPDIREFITCKWKEEEKAKALISMGYSDAIDGDVYNNIFFQNANNSVRVTDDFMQRVIEDGEWDLKAVMTGHTLETVRARDLMQLVAEASWHCADPGIQYDTTINRWHTASVTGRINASNPCSEYMHLDDSACNLASLNLMKFTKDDGSFDVTAFRAAVRTMATAMDIVVAGSAYPTEKITKNAKDFRELGLGYANLGAMLMYKGLPYDSYEGRAWAGAITALMTGEAYLTSTYVAERVGAFAGYQTNKKPMQKVLRMHRNEIDHIDASYVQKDLLESAYEAWDKAVERTEKHGIRNSQASVLAPTGTIAFMMDCDTTGVEPDFSLIKYKKMVGGGFLKIANRTLPHALSNLGYSAEEVEMIVHFVEENDRIEGAPHIKDEHLAVFDCATNAPGGVRSIHYMGHIRMMAAAQPFISGAISKTVNLPSSATVEDIMSVYMDSWKLGLKAVAVYRDGSKGAQPLNTGRTKGSNEDQVATERLTRRPLPADVVAARHKFSVMGHEGYLHYGMYPDGTLGEVFIRMAKEGSTISGLLDSIGVLMSVSLQYGVPVETIVRKFVHARFEPAGFTENPDIPVAKSILDYLAKFLALKFLSSDDQHGLGIYAESMAPATETTTDSPHTEVTVQNTEIVRVEKMTVSSYLDAPACRCGAIMVRTGSCYTCRSCGANVGSCG from the coding sequence ATGTCTACCACACCTTCGGCCATTACCAAGACAACAGAAAAAAAACAATCAGCAGTCAAAGGTCGCACCTTGGGTATTGAGCGGTTTTTTTCTCATGCAAATGTTCATCCATACGATGAAATTACATGGGAAAAGCGTCGCGCCCTCATCAGTGACTCTAAGGGTAATGTTATTTTTGAACAAACTGATGTCGAAGTCCCTTCTTTTTGGTCACAGACTGCAACTGACATTGTCGCGGAGAAATATTTCTCTGGTCACATCGGCAAAAAGGGTCGTGAGTCGTCGGTCAAGCAACTTATCAATCGTGTTGCAGATACTTTGACGCGTTGGGGCGTCCAGTACTCGTATTTTAAAGACAAAGAAGAAGAGCAAATCTTTTCCGAAGAGCTCAAAGCGATTTTGGTTAATCAATATGCGGCGTTTAACTCGCCCGTTTGGTTTAATCTCGGAGTAGAGGAGAAGCCACAGTGCTCCGCGTGCTTTATTTTGTCTGTGGAAGACAATAAGGAGTCAATCGCCGAGTGGTATAAAAACGAAATGTTTATTTTTTCGGGTGGATCAGGCGCAGGTCTCGATGTCTCATCTCTCCGTTCATCGCGTGAATATATTCGTAATCGTGGCAAATCATCAGGCCCCGTTTCTTTTATGAAAGGAGCCGATGCGATCGCGGGTACGATTAAGTCAGGTGGCAAGACGCGTCGGGCGGCAAAGATGGTAGTAATGAAAATCGATCATCCCGATATTCGCGAGTTTATCACCTGCAAATGGAAAGAAGAAGAAAAAGCAAAAGCACTCATCTCAATGGGCTACAGTGATGCGATCGACGGCGATGTGTACAACAATATCTTTTTTCAAAACGCAAATAATTCCGTACGCGTGACTGATGACTTTATGCAACGCGTCATAGAAGACGGCGAGTGGGATCTCAAAGCAGTTATGACGGGCCATACACTTGAGACGGTTCGTGCTCGTGACTTGATGCAATTGGTAGCGGAGGCTTCGTGGCATTGTGCCGATCCCGGCATTCAGTATGATACGACGATCAACCGTTGGCACACTGCGTCGGTGACAGGTCGCATTAACGCATCAAACCCATGCTCCGAATATATGCACCTCGATGATTCCGCGTGCAATCTTGCGTCATTGAATTTGATGAAGTTTACTAAAGACGATGGATCATTTGATGTGACCGCGTTTCGCGCAGCAGTACGCACCATGGCAACTGCGATGGATATCGTCGTCGCGGGTTCCGCGTATCCTACCGAAAAAATTACCAAGAATGCAAAAGATTTTCGCGAGCTTGGTTTGGGTTATGCAAACTTAGGCGCGATGTTGATGTACAAAGGATTGCCTTACGACTCATATGAAGGGCGCGCATGGGCCGGTGCCATCACCGCGCTCATGACGGGGGAGGCATATCTGACTTCTACCTATGTAGCTGAGCGTGTAGGGGCATTTGCGGGTTACCAGACGAACAAAAAGCCCATGCAGAAAGTACTTCGTATGCATCGCAATGAAATAGATCATATTGACGCGAGCTATGTACAAAAAGACCTTTTGGAAAGCGCCTACGAGGCGTGGGACAAGGCAGTAGAACGCACCGAGAAGCACGGTATTCGCAACTCCCAGGCTTCTGTTTTGGCTCCTACCGGTACGATCGCCTTTATGATGGATTGCGATACGACGGGCGTAGAACCTGATTTCTCGCTTATTAAATATAAGAAGATGGTTGGCGGCGGTTTTCTCAAGATCGCAAATCGTACGCTTCCGCACGCGCTTTCAAACCTTGGTTATAGCGCCGAGGAGGTAGAGATGATCGTACACTTCGTAGAAGAAAACGACCGTATTGAAGGCGCCCCACATATCAAAGATGAGCATTTGGCAGTATTTGACTGCGCGACCAATGCACCAGGTGGTGTCCGCTCGATTCATTATATGGGTCACATTCGTATGATGGCGGCAGCGCAGCCATTTATCTCAGGGGCAATTTCAAAAACCGTAAACCTTCCATCATCAGCGACAGTTGAGGACATCATGAGTGTCTATATGGATAGCTGGAAGCTTGGACTCAAAGCAGTCGCCGTGTATCGTGATGGATCCAAGGGCGCGCAACCACTCAACACGGGCCGCACCAAAGGATCGAACGAAGATCAGGTAGCGACAGAACGCCTTACGCGCAGGCCACTGCCTGCCGATGTTGTCGCGGCTCGTCACAAGTTTTCTGTCATGGGTCACGAAGGATATTTACATTATGGAATGTATCCTGACGGTACGCTCGGCGAAGTATTTATCCGTATGGCAAAGGAAGGCAGCACCATCTCAGGTCTCCTCGATTCGATCGGCGTGTTGATGTCGGTATCACTCCAATATGGTGTGCCGGTAGAAACAATCGTACGCAAGTTTGTCCACGCGCGATTTGAGCCAGCCGGCTTTACTGAAAATCCCGATATACCTGTTGCCAAATCAATCCTTGATTATCTTGCAAAGTTTTTAGCACTTAAATTTTTGAGTTCTGACGATCAGCATGGCCTCGGCATTTACGCCGAATCGATGGCGCCCGCCACAGAGACCACCACCGACTCTCCACATACCGAAGTGACCGTACAAAATACCGAAATCGTACGCGTAGAAAAGATGACTGTTTCCTCCTACCTTGATGCTCCTGCATGCCGTTGTGGCGCGATTATGGTCAGAACGGGTTCTTGTTATACCTGCCGGTCATGCGGAGCGAATGTAGGTTCCTGTGGATGA
- the ftsZ gene encoding cell division protein FtsZ, with the protein MPRINPEAETFARIKVFGMGGSGGNAIDHMIRSKVPGVDFVAINTDAQDLHQSLAPRKIHIGKNATRGLGAGMDPSLGRLAAEENKNEITELVRGVDMVFIAGGFGGGTGTGAAPIVAEIARAEGALTVAVVTRPFAFEGSERNRIADEGLQRLREVVDAMIVIPNDRILSMIEKKTSFLDAFSKCDEVLRQAVQGISDLITLPGIINVDFSDIRAIMKNAGSALMGIGKATGDDRAIQAAKQAINSPLLDLSIEGAHGVLFSVAGGDDLTMWEVNEAAKIITESIAKDAKVIFGAVKDDRLRKGELKITVVATGFGDGYASVIPKSPNLFSALPRKEEMLAPRAIKPTTEEEPSDEWDAIPAFLRRTKK; encoded by the coding sequence ATGCCACGCATCAATCCAGAAGCTGAAACATTCGCACGGATCAAAGTTTTTGGTATGGGCGGTTCGGGCGGAAACGCCATCGATCACATGATTCGTTCAAAAGTGCCGGGCGTTGATTTTGTCGCTATCAACACTGACGCGCAAGATTTGCATCAATCGCTCGCTCCCCGAAAAATTCACATTGGCAAAAATGCCACGCGTGGTTTGGGTGCCGGTATGGATCCATCACTTGGCAGGCTCGCGGCCGAAGAAAATAAAAATGAAATCACTGAACTTGTGCGCGGCGTCGATATGGTTTTTATCGCAGGCGGATTTGGTGGAGGTACCGGCACGGGTGCCGCACCTATCGTAGCCGAGATCGCACGCGCCGAGGGTGCGCTCACCGTCGCGGTTGTCACGCGACCATTTGCATTTGAAGGATCAGAACGCAATCGCATCGCTGATGAAGGATTACAAAGACTTCGCGAAGTCGTTGATGCGATGATTGTCATCCCCAACGATCGTATTTTGAGCATGATCGAGAAAAAAACTTCGTTTCTCGATGCGTTTTCAAAATGTGATGAAGTGTTGCGTCAAGCAGTTCAGGGTATTTCTGATTTGATAACCCTTCCCGGCATCATCAATGTTGATTTTTCCGATATCCGCGCGATTATGAAGAACGCAGGGTCGGCACTTATGGGTATCGGCAAGGCGACGGGGGATGATAGAGCGATCCAAGCGGCAAAGCAAGCTATCAATTCGCCACTCCTTGACCTCTCTATAGAAGGAGCACATGGTGTTTTGTTCTCGGTTGCTGGTGGTGACGATCTTACGATGTGGGAAGTGAACGAAGCGGCGAAGATTATCACCGAAAGTATCGCAAAAGACGCAAAAGTTATTTTTGGCGCGGTCAAAGATGATCGCTTGCGCAAAGGCGAGCTCAAAATTACCGTCGTTGCTACTGGTTTTGGTGATGGGTATGCATCTGTCATTCCAAAAAGTCCAAATTTATTCTCGGCACTTCCGCGAAAAGAAGAAATGCTTGCACCACGAGCTATCAAGCCGACCACCGAAGAGGAGCCATCAGACGAGTGGGACGCGATCCCCGCATTTTTGCGCCGAACCAAAAAATAG
- the ftsA gene encoding cell division protein FtsA, translating to MARPHYFVGLDIGSASVRFVALQKNDTGTFSVAGVSEQALDGMRKGAVASSDIVARGIIKAAHELKKQYGIEVGHAVVSLGEPRIVGVASRGAVSISRADGEVTQEDIARVIENAEGALPRLGNREVLHQFPLFYNVDRDTRLREVVGLSGAKLEVEAFFVAAFSLHMRNLYRALELAGIVADDILASPYAASFHALSRKQKEAGCVLIDIGAQTSGIAVFEEGMLVSLEMLPVGSSHITFDIGLGFQIDQASAERVKRNLSSFLELGKKEIRLSDFPKNFEESFSQRKLKEIVSARLGDIFELVAKHLKRIDRAELLPGGVILAGGGSKLFDIQAAARDELRLPVELAQGALGLGEHKELISGPEWVTATGLARYAAEQHPPAGRMSELFSSSFSQRVKKILRSLIP from the coding sequence ATGGCGCGACCTCATTATTTCGTCGGTCTTGACATCGGATCAGCAAGCGTTCGTTTTGTAGCACTTCAGAAAAATGATACCGGCACCTTTTCGGTAGCTGGAGTTTCCGAGCAAGCACTCGACGGTATGCGTAAGGGCGCTGTTGCGTCTTCAGATATCGTGGCGCGCGGTATTATCAAAGCTGCGCACGAGCTCAAAAAACAATATGGTATCGAAGTGGGTCACGCGGTCGTGTCACTCGGCGAGCCGCGCATCGTAGGTGTCGCATCAAGAGGTGCGGTATCTATTTCGCGTGCGGACGGTGAGGTAACCCAAGAAGACATCGCGCGTGTCATTGAAAATGCCGAAGGTGCTCTCCCGCGTCTCGGTAACCGTGAGGTACTGCATCAATTTCCGCTTTTTTATAATGTTGATCGCGATACACGCTTGCGCGAAGTCGTAGGTCTTTCCGGCGCCAAGCTCGAGGTCGAAGCTTTTTTTGTCGCCGCGTTTTCTTTACATATGAGAAATCTCTACCGTGCTCTTGAGCTTGCGGGCATTGTCGCCGATGATATTCTTGCCTCTCCCTACGCTGCTTCGTTCCACGCGCTCTCACGCAAGCAAAAAGAGGCTGGGTGCGTACTGATCGATATTGGCGCACAGACATCAGGTATCGCCGTTTTTGAGGAGGGTATGCTGGTTTCACTCGAGATGCTCCCGGTAGGATCAAGTCATATTACCTTTGATATTGGCCTCGGATTTCAGATTGACCAGGCATCTGCCGAGCGTGTCAAACGAAACCTCTCTTCATTTCTTGAGCTGGGCAAAAAGGAAATCCGTCTTTCCGACTTTCCCAAAAACTTTGAAGAAAGCTTTTCTCAGCGCAAACTCAAAGAAATAGTCTCGGCGCGTCTCGGTGATATTTTTGAGCTCGTAGCAAAGCATTTAAAGCGCATTGACCGAGCAGAGCTTTTGCCCGGAGGCGTGATTCTTGCTGGTGGTGGTTCAAAGCTTTTTGATATTCAAGCTGCCGCCCGCGATGAGCTACGCCTGCCTGTAGAGTTGGCGCAGGGAGCTCTAGGGCTTGGCGAGCACAAGGAGCTTATCTCTGGTCCCGAATGGGTGACCGCCACGGGTCTCGCGCGATATGCGGCCGAACAGCACCCACCCGCAGGCCGCATGTCCGAACTTTTTTCGTCATCATTTTCCCAACGCGTCAAAAAAATCCTCCGATCTCTCATTCCATAA
- a CDS encoding GatB/YqeY domain-containing protein gives MDLREKLQVDLKSAMQAGEQKRTSTLRMVFAAIKNKEIEERKKDIGLGDEDVIAVIRREAKKRKDAIAEYEKAGRPELAESEKEELAMLDIYLPQEISDEEIIRVIQDGVRQLGSPTAKDTGALMKIIMPSLKGRASGDRITKLAKDALSAQAVQ, from the coding sequence ATGGATCTTAGAGAGAAACTGCAAGTAGATCTCAAGAGCGCCATGCAGGCGGGTGAGCAGAAACGCACAAGCACTCTGCGAATGGTTTTTGCCGCAATTAAAAATAAAGAAATCGAAGAACGCAAAAAAGATATCGGATTGGGTGACGAAGATGTCATAGCAGTTATCAGGCGTGAGGCAAAAAAGCGTAAAGACGCGATTGCCGAATATGAAAAGGCGGGGCGACCGGAACTTGCCGAATCAGAAAAAGAAGAGCTTGCTATGCTCGATATATATTTACCGCAGGAAATTTCTGATGAAGAAATAATTCGTGTCATTCAAGACGGTGTTCGCCAGCTCGGGTCTCCGACAGCAAAAGATACAGGTGCTCTTATGAAAATCATTATGCCGTCACTCAAAGGACGCGCTTCCGGTGATCGTATTACTAAGCTTGCCAAGGATGCGCTTAGTGCGCAGGCAGTGCAGTAG
- the hisS gene encoding histidine--tRNA ligase, producing the protein MPKPIKKELIASVKGMHDLTGDDYAYLERIIKEVKRVGDYYGFSPIATPHLEKTELFERPLGAESDVVEKQMYSLRTKGGDRLTLRPEGTAPIMRAYFEHGMGSMPQPVKVFYGGSFFRHENPQAGRYREFHQAGVEVIGDDDAINDALVIRILVSALQTLGLKEIMVNINTIGDKVCRPAFRKELINYYRKHQERLCKDCKRRIKENPLRLLDCKEEICAQISKHAPQMLDYVCEFCKKHFAEVLEYLDECSIPYALDSHLVRGFDYYGRTVFEIVPTDLGEGISPQAIGGGGRYDDLAELMGARKTPAVGGALGVERVADLLRKKGIKARPETHPKIFLIQLGPAAKKKSLVLLEELRKIGVPVMQTLAKDSLRAQLAIVSKLQIPIALIVGQKEALDGTVALRNMETGVQETLPTEKFIGTIKARLKEFS; encoded by the coding sequence ATGCCAAAACCAATAAAAAAAGAATTGATCGCAAGCGTCAAAGGTATGCACGACCTTACGGGGGATGACTACGCCTACCTCGAGCGCATTATCAAAGAAGTAAAGCGCGTAGGCGACTATTATGGTTTTTCACCGATTGCGACCCCCCACCTCGAAAAGACCGAGCTTTTTGAACGCCCACTCGGCGCCGAGTCTGATGTCGTCGAAAAACAAATGTACAGTCTTCGTACCAAGGGCGGTGACCGTCTCACGCTTCGTCCTGAAGGCACCGCGCCTATTATGCGCGCGTATTTTGAACACGGCATGGGTAGCATGCCTCAGCCGGTAAAAGTTTTTTACGGTGGGTCATTCTTTCGTCATGAAAATCCGCAAGCGGGTCGCTATCGAGAGTTTCATCAGGCGGGAGTTGAGGTCATCGGGGACGATGACGCGATCAATGACGCGCTTGTCATCCGCATTCTTGTCTCAGCCCTCCAAACACTCGGACTCAAAGAAATCATGGTCAACATCAATACGATTGGTGACAAAGTATGTCGTCCCGCGTTTCGCAAAGAACTTATCAACTACTACCGCAAGCACCAAGAGCGTTTATGTAAAGACTGCAAGCGTCGCATCAAGGAAAATCCTCTACGCCTTCTTGATTGCAAAGAAGAGATTTGCGCTCAGATATCAAAGCATGCACCACAGATGCTCGATTATGTGTGCGAGTTTTGCAAAAAACATTTTGCCGAAGTACTTGAGTATCTTGATGAGTGTAGTATTCCGTACGCGCTTGATAGTCACTTGGTGCGCGGGTTTGATTACTATGGTCGTACGGTCTTTGAGATTGTGCCGACAGATTTAGGCGAAGGCATCTCGCCGCAGGCGATTGGCGGGGGCGGACGCTACGATGATCTCGCCGAACTCATGGGGGCGCGAAAAACCCCCGCGGTCGGTGGGGCGTTGGGTGTCGAGCGTGTAGCCGACCTGCTTCGCAAAAAAGGTATCAAGGCACGCCCCGAGACGCATCCGAAAATATTCCTTATCCAATTGGGGCCGGCGGCAAAAAAGAAAAGTCTGGTGCTCCTTGAGGAATTGCGAAAGATTGGAGTGCCGGTGATGCAGACACTTGCCAAAGACAGTCTGCGCGCACAACTCGCGATTGTATCAAAGCTCCAGATACCGATTGCGCTGATTGTGGGGCAGAAAGAGGCGCTCGACGGAACGGTCGCACTACGCAATATGGAGACAGGAGTGCAGGAGACCCTTCCCACAGAGAAATTTATTGGTACAATAAAGGCACGATTAAAAGAATTTTCTTAA
- the lepB gene encoding signal peptidase I yields the protein MPSEETSRTLRHEVREIVRVLLISLAVVIPIRIFVAQPFIVRGASMEPTYHDGEYLIVDEISLRFSDLARGEVIIFRYPNDPKTFFIKRVIGLPQETITIRDGYVYLASPEGELAPIDESYIGSAVFTLPDKTVTLGPDEYFVLGDNRPDSSDSRVWGPLETQYIVGRTFLRLWPINKFNFL from the coding sequence ATGCCTTCTGAAGAAACATCACGCACACTAAGACATGAGGTACGAGAAATCGTCCGTGTTCTTTTGATATCGCTTGCGGTAGTCATCCCTATACGGATTTTCGTCGCTCAACCCTTTATTGTGCGAGGCGCTTCTATGGAGCCGACCTATCATGACGGCGAATACCTGATTGTCGATGAGATCTCGCTTCGTTTCAGCGATCTTGCGAGAGGAGAGGTGATTATCTTTCGCTATCCTAATGATCCAAAGACCTTTTTCATCAAGCGCGTCATAGGTTTGCCACAAGAAACCATTACTATCAGGGATGGGTATGTGTATCTGGCAAGTCCCGAAGGTGAGCTGGCGCCGATTGATGAGTCGTACATTGGTTCTGCGGTTTTTACCTTACCAGATAAGACGGTGACACTCGGACCCGATGAATATTTTGTCCTTGGTGACAATCGACCCGATAGCTCTGATTCACGCGTATGGGGGCCACTCGAAACCCAATATATAGTAGGCAGAACATTTTTGCGTCTCTGGCCAATCAATAAATTCAATTTTCTCTAG
- the pth gene encoding aminoacyl-tRNA hydrolase, with translation MKVIVGLGNPGKEYDGTRHNVGREFAMTIAKKYGFEPFIENAKYAGLTSKGEIEGEKTLIVLPNTFMNKSGKALTEAGVKPKDLIVIHDDTDIILGSVKASFGKRSAGHRGVDSVMRAVKSRDFWRIRVGVQKKKRVDAMQLVLKKWAPAEKLILKKVEKRVVELIAQDLQITTISVF, from the coding sequence ATGAAAGTCATCGTAGGGCTTGGCAATCCGGGCAAAGAGTACGACGGCACGCGCCACAATGTCGGGCGTGAGTTTGCTATGACTATCGCCAAAAAATATGGCTTTGAGCCGTTTATTGAAAACGCGAAATACGCGGGGCTCACCAGCAAGGGTGAGATCGAGGGCGAGAAAACGCTCATCGTGCTACCGAACACCTTTATGAATAAATCAGGTAAGGCGCTCACTGAAGCTGGGGTAAAACCCAAAGATCTCATCGTCATCCATGACGATACCGACATCATACTGGGCTCGGTCAAAGCATCATTTGGTAAGCGCTCGGCAGGACATCGTGGCGTCGACTCAGTGATGCGTGCCGTAAAATCACGCGACTTCTGGCGTATCCGCGTGGGCGTTCAAAAGAAAAAGCGCGTAGACGCCATGCAGTTGGTACTCAAAAAATGGGCGCCCGCCGAAAAGCTCATACTCAAAAAAGTAGAAAAACGCGTAGTAGAGCTTATTGCTCAAGACCTACAGATAACGACCATCTCGGTCTTCTAA
- a CDS encoding DEAD/DEAH box helicase, protein MTSELFIASRIPEFAEKDEAWFRRNRRTIEKGRHLNTFWEHNSLVITNAWHRGLRTLTERLIELGYEINSWPERRGEFAIRGGALIVSPIGTDGIWHIDFFGNQIDDIRKLPPSARGESLERKIKDRSLLEYLRSGDFVVHEHHGIGLWRGITTEGGKKYFHIEYRGPRGGDADTLMVPVTEASRISPYIGFRAPKVSRLGTPIWKKTLRQTKDDAIAFAKKLLAVHAMRNTASRAPYTPSPEIEEKLEASFPYEETQAQKRALARIWQDLSSKMPMDRIIIGDVGFGKTELALRASVRVAANSKQVAILAPTTILAAQHYETWKKRLSGLPIKVARLSRLEDAGTIKKALAGIRDGSVDIAIGTHRILSKDIAFKNLGLLIVDEEQRFGVGAKEKLKELKAEVDVLTLSATPLPRTLSLSLARVRAMTALDEGPVGKIAPETLMLPYQAELMAKALELELQRKGQVYVVESRIHRIPKTLELIRKLVPKSKVGYLHGRMREKELVETMESFRKGDIEILVSTTIIENGIDLHTVNTLIVTDAVMYGLADLHQLRGRIGRGTLQSYAYFFYNPAHLTPKAERRLDVLQDTQFLGAGSVIAEKDLEMRGAGNILGREQSGIAARVGLNLYSQFLAEAVEQLRTNDSHS, encoded by the coding sequence ATGACTAGCGAGCTTTTTATCGCCTCTCGCATTCCTGAATTTGCCGAAAAAGATGAGGCATGGTTCAGGCGCAATCGCCGAACTATTGAAAAGGGTCGCCATCTCAATACCTTTTGGGAACACAATTCACTCGTCATCACAAACGCATGGCACAGGGGTCTGCGTACGCTCACCGAACGACTCATCGAGCTCGGCTATGAAATAAACTCGTGGCCCGAGCGCCGAGGCGAATTTGCTATCAGAGGCGGCGCGCTCATTGTCTCCCCTATCGGTACCGATGGCATCTGGCATATCGATTTTTTTGGCAATCAGATTGATGACATTCGTAAACTTCCACCATCAGCTCGAGGCGAATCACTCGAGCGAAAGATTAAAGATCGTAGTTTGCTCGAATATTTGCGTAGCGGTGATTTTGTCGTACACGAGCACCACGGCATTGGTCTGTGGCGCGGTATTACCACCGAAGGTGGTAAAAAATATTTTCATATCGAATACCGCGGGCCGCGGGGCGGCGATGCGGACACCTTGATGGTACCCGTCACCGAGGCCTCTCGCATATCGCCGTATATCGGCTTTCGTGCACCAAAAGTTTCGCGTCTTGGCACGCCTATCTGGAAGAAAACTCTCCGGCAAACCAAAGATGACGCGATCGCGTTCGCCAAAAAACTTTTGGCGGTACACGCCATGCGCAACACCGCCTCGCGCGCGCCCTATACTCCCTCACCTGAGATTGAAGAAAAGCTCGAGGCATCATTTCCATATGAAGAAACACAAGCACAAAAGCGCGCGCTGGCGCGCATCTGGCAAGATCTATCATCAAAAATGCCGATGGACCGTATCATCATCGGTGATGTGGGTTTTGGTAAGACCGAGTTGGCTCTCCGCGCATCTGTTCGCGTGGCGGCAAACAGTAAACAGGTAGCGATACTTGCACCCACTACTATTCTTGCCGCGCAACACTACGAGACATGGAAAAAGCGCCTTTCAGGCCTTCCCATCAAAGTAGCGCGCCTCTCGCGCCTAGAGGATGCGGGCACTATAAAAAAGGCGCTTGCGGGCATTCGTGACGGATCAGTCGATATCGCTATCGGCACACATCGGATTCTTTCAAAAGATATCGCATTTAAAAATTTGGGGCTTTTGATAGTCGATGAAGAACAACGCTTTGGAGTTGGTGCAAAAGAAAAACTCAAAGAACTTAAGGCCGAAGTTGATGTGCTCACGCTATCTGCTACACCACTACCGCGCACACTCTCGCTCTCGCTCGCGCGCGTACGCGCCATGACGGCGCTTGATGAAGGCCCTGTAGGTAAAATCGCGCCAGAAACTTTGATGCTCCCCTATCAGGCGGAACTCATGGCCAAAGCGCTTGAACTTGAACTGCAACGCAAAGGACAAGTATATGTAGTTGAATCACGCATACACCGCATACCCAAAACACTTGAGCTCATACGCAAACTCGTGCCCAAATCAAAAGTCGGATACTTGCATGGCCGGATGCGCGAAAAAGAATTGGTAGAGACGATGGAAAGTTTTCGCAAAGGAGATATCGAGATACTTGTCTCGACCACTATCATAGAAAACGGTATTGATCTGCATACGGTAAATACATTGATCGTGACTGACGCGGTTATGTATGGACTCGCTGACCTCCATCAGCTTCGCGGGCGCATCGGTAGAGGCACCCTACAGTCATATGCATACTTTTTCTATAATCCTGCGCACCTCACGCCCAAGGCTGAACGACGACTCGATGTACTCCAAGACACACAATTTTTGGGCGCGGGGTCAGTCATCGCCGAGAAAGATTTGGAAATGCGCGGCGCAGGAAATATCTTAGGACGCGAGCAATCAGGCATCGCCGCCCGCGTGGGGCTCAATCTCTACTCGCAATTTTTAGCAGAGGCGGTTGAACAACTCCGCACCAATGACAGTCACTCGTAA